In Brevibacillus brevis, a genomic segment contains:
- a CDS encoding hydroxymethylglutaryl-CoA lyase, translated as MNVQIVEVGPRDGLQNEKELLPAQVKIQLIDKLVAAGLKRVEATSFVNPRWIPQLADAEEVLQGINRPEDVRFSALVPNVRGMERARASGLTEIALFMSASETHNVKNINKSMEETFPVLREVAREALALGMRVRGYVSTVFGCPYEGAVPIDNSRRVTDELLEMGAFEISLGDTIGVATPKQVREVLAAMLRDVPTERLAGHFHDTRGTGMANVAAALDMGLRTFDSSIGGLGGCPYAPGAAGNISTEDLVYLLQGIGYETGVDLNRLVEAGAYIQEQLGRELSSKVLKAELASKRAG; from the coding sequence ATGAACGTACAGATCGTGGAAGTGGGCCCGCGAGATGGCCTGCAAAATGAAAAAGAACTGCTCCCTGCCCAAGTCAAAATCCAGCTGATCGACAAGCTGGTTGCGGCAGGTCTGAAGCGGGTAGAGGCCACTTCCTTTGTTAATCCGCGGTGGATTCCGCAGCTGGCGGACGCGGAAGAAGTCTTGCAAGGCATAAACCGTCCGGAAGATGTCCGCTTCAGCGCATTGGTACCAAATGTGCGAGGGATGGAGCGGGCGCGGGCGAGCGGATTGACGGAGATTGCGCTGTTCATGTCCGCTTCGGAGACGCACAATGTAAAAAATATCAACAAATCGATGGAAGAAACGTTCCCCGTCTTGCGGGAGGTGGCCCGCGAAGCGCTTGCGCTGGGAATGCGGGTGCGGGGGTACGTATCCACGGTGTTTGGCTGCCCGTACGAAGGAGCGGTTCCCATTGACAACAGCCGTCGGGTGACGGATGAATTGCTCGAGATGGGCGCATTTGAAATATCGCTCGGCGATACGATCGGAGTGGCGACGCCCAAACAGGTGCGCGAAGTGCTTGCGGCAATGCTTCGGGACGTACCGACTGAGCGCTTGGCCGGTCACTTTCACGACACGCGGGGGACCGGCATGGCAAACGTCGCGGCCGCCTTGGATATGGGGCTGAGGACATTCGACAGCTCGATTGGCGGCCTCGGAGGCTGCCCGTACGCTCCGGGCGCAGCCGGCAACATTTCCACGGAGGATCTGGTGTACCTGCTGCAGGGCATAGGCTACGAGACCGGAGTGGATCTGAATCGGCTGGTAGAGGCGGGCGCCTACATCCAGGAGCAGCTGGGACGGGAGCTCAGCTCGAAGGTGCTGAAGGCGGAGCTGGCGTCCAAACGGGCCGGATGA
- a CDS encoding acetyl-CoA carboxylase biotin carboxyl carrier protein subunit: MKHVAANMAGTVLNILVQPGDEVSAGQDVVVLESMKMEVPIQSEVAGKVSEVRANIGDFVNDGDILVIVE, encoded by the coding sequence ATGAAACACGTAGCTGCAAACATGGCAGGAACTGTACTGAACATCCTGGTGCAACCGGGAGACGAAGTGAGCGCGGGGCAGGATGTCGTCGTCTTGGAGTCGATGAAGATGGAAGTGCCGATCCAATCCGAAGTGGCGGGCAAAGTGTCCGAAGTTCGCGCCAACATTGGCGATTTTGTCAATGACGGCGACATCCTCGTCATTGTGGAGTAA
- a CDS encoding acetyl-CoA carboxylase biotin carboxylase subunit: MRKVLIANRGEIARRIIRTCRAEGVATVAVYSDADSELPFVKEADEAVHIGPPPVPHSYLNVEAIIRAAKDTGADAIHPGYGLLSENEAFARRVQEEGIVFIGPAPEVIGQMGDKLTARRIMQQAGVPVVPGGEDSVETVDEAADVAASIGYPVMLKASAGGGGIGMQICRDEASLRQAYQSLRGRAKAYFGNDAMYVEKYVERPRHIEVQIAGDQHGTVLHLLERECSIQRRHQKVLEESPSPFLDPETREQLCQSAVLAAKAVSYTGVGTVEFIVDESKQFYFLEMNTRLQVEHPVTEEMTGLDLVSMQLSIARGERLGVKQEEIKAQRHAIELRVYAEDPVSFLPSPGTISLYQPPAMEHVRIDDGVQSGTQVTPFYDPMIAKVIVSGATRDEAVERGIAAMQNFQIAGIKTNIPFLLEVLSDGRFRQGQYTTWFIQERAAQSNN; this comes from the coding sequence ATGCGCAAGGTACTGATTGCGAACCGCGGCGAGATCGCCCGGCGTATTATTCGCACGTGCAGGGCCGAGGGAGTAGCCACCGTCGCCGTCTATTCGGATGCGGATAGCGAGCTGCCCTTTGTCAAGGAAGCGGATGAAGCGGTGCATATCGGACCGCCTCCTGTCCCGCACAGCTATCTGAATGTCGAAGCCATCATCCGTGCAGCGAAGGACACAGGTGCGGATGCGATTCACCCCGGCTACGGGCTGCTTTCGGAAAACGAAGCCTTCGCCCGCCGCGTACAGGAGGAAGGCATCGTCTTCATCGGACCTGCTCCCGAAGTGATCGGACAAATGGGCGACAAGCTGACAGCCCGCCGGATCATGCAGCAGGCAGGGGTCCCGGTTGTGCCTGGGGGCGAGGACTCCGTGGAGACCGTAGACGAAGCGGCAGACGTAGCGGCGTCCATCGGCTATCCGGTCATGCTCAAGGCAAGCGCGGGCGGTGGCGGGATCGGCATGCAGATCTGCCGGGATGAAGCAAGTCTGCGTCAAGCCTACCAGTCGCTGAGGGGCCGTGCGAAAGCCTACTTCGGCAATGATGCCATGTACGTAGAAAAATACGTGGAACGGCCGCGCCACATCGAAGTGCAAATCGCGGGGGACCAGCATGGGACCGTTCTCCACTTGCTGGAGCGCGAGTGTTCCATTCAGCGCCGCCACCAAAAAGTGCTGGAAGAAAGCCCTTCGCCGTTTCTGGATCCGGAGACCCGCGAACAGCTCTGCCAGTCAGCCGTTCTGGCGGCAAAGGCAGTCAGCTATACGGGTGTGGGGACTGTCGAATTCATCGTCGATGAGTCCAAGCAGTTTTACTTTCTGGAGATGAACACCCGCCTCCAGGTCGAACATCCGGTGACCGAAGAAATGACGGGTCTGGATCTCGTTTCCATGCAGCTGTCCATTGCCAGGGGCGAGCGGCTGGGGGTCAAGCAAGAAGAGATAAAAGCACAGCGGCACGCGATCGAGCTGCGCGTCTACGCGGAAGATCCGGTCTCCTTCCTGCCGTCACCCGGCACGATTTCGCTCTACCAGCCGCCGGCGATGGAGCACGTCAGGATTGACGACGGCGTGCAAAGCGGAACCCAGGTGACACCGTTTTACGACCCGATGATTGCCAAGGTGATCGTTTCGGGCGCGACGAGGGACGAAGCGGTGGAGCGCGGGATCGCCGCGATGCAGAATTTTCAGATTGCCGGAATAAAAACGAACATTCCGTTTTTATTGGAAGTGCTGAGCGATGGACGATTCCGCCAAGGCCAATACACGACCTGGTTCATCCAGGAGCGGGCCGCACAATCCAACAACTAA
- a CDS encoding N-acetyltransferase, which yields MFEVKRLQINYKTLEEFQKFREFGLEELSMKEDLEANIVENDSESPFYGIYDNDLLVARMSLYKIDGKYDRYFQPAQDYYELWKLEVLPDYRNKDYGTALVNHAKSFGAPIKTNSRCRADEFWLKMGFTPVKYNPMRDRGENPYVWLPENVELQD from the coding sequence ATGTTTGAAGTAAAACGTTTACAAATCAACTATAAGACACTCGAGGAATTCCAGAAGTTTCGCGAATTTGGCCTGGAGGAGCTTTCGATGAAGGAAGACCTGGAGGCGAACATCGTGGAAAACGATTCGGAGTCTCCTTTTTATGGCATTTACGACAACGATCTTTTGGTAGCACGCATGAGCCTCTACAAAATCGACGGGAAATACGACCGCTATTTCCAACCGGCTCAGGATTACTACGAGCTGTGGAAGCTCGAGGTCCTTCCTGATTACCGAAACAAAGATTACGGCACAGCTCTCGTGAACCATGCCAAAAGCTTCGGTGCCCCTATAAAAACAAACTCCCGCTGTCGTGCCGATGAATTCTGGCTGAAAATGGGCTTCACACCTGTGAAGTACAACCCGATGCGTGACCGCGGCGAGAATCCGTATGTATGGCTGCCTGAAAACGTCGAGCTGCAAGACTAA
- a CDS encoding RsfA family transcriptional regulator, translating into MVASRQDAWTEDDDLVLAEVTLRHIREGGTQLAAFEEVGQRLGRTAAACGFRWNSCVRKRYDAAISIAKSQRQQLKKMGRITAPAVASEAEAADAPLKRQPSSPIELGIQDGDEEQQIEAVIRLLMKQKDLAKRVKQLERELEGKELEIKELTEANERARKELDQVQGVNEDYRALVQIMERARKLAFLQEEEQTKAIFKMDENGNLERVEK; encoded by the coding sequence ATGGTAGCTTCCAGACAAGACGCATGGACCGAAGATGACGATCTGGTGTTGGCGGAAGTCACCTTGCGCCACATTCGCGAAGGCGGCACCCAGCTGGCCGCATTTGAAGAAGTGGGTCAAAGGTTAGGCAGGACAGCTGCGGCATGCGGCTTCCGATGGAATAGTTGCGTTCGCAAGCGCTACGACGCTGCGATATCGATTGCCAAGAGCCAGCGGCAGCAATTGAAGAAAATGGGAAGAATCACTGCGCCAGCCGTGGCATCGGAAGCGGAAGCAGCGGACGCTCCTCTCAAGCGGCAGCCGTCCAGCCCGATCGAGCTTGGCATACAGGATGGCGACGAGGAGCAGCAGATCGAAGCTGTAATTCGCTTGCTGATGAAGCAGAAAGACTTGGCGAAGCGTGTCAAGCAGCTTGAACGAGAATTGGAAGGAAAAGAATTGGAAATAAAAGAATTGACCGAGGCCAACGAACGGGCGAGAAAAGAGCTCGATCAGGTGCAAGGCGTGAATGAGGATTATCGGGCGCTCGTGCAGATCATGGAGCGTGCGCGCAAGCTTGCCTTTTTGCAAGAGGAGGAGCAGACGAAAGCCATTTTCAAAATGGATGAGAACGGAAATTTGGAGCGGGTAGAGAAGTGA
- a CDS encoding enoyl-CoA hydratase/isomerase family protein, with protein sequence METIRVEKDANVATIVLNRPEVHNAISMEVVDELTFALQDCQSDETVKVVIVTGSGKSFVSGGDLNQFISARGRDQAFPLLNKVTQLLSSIDQFPKPVIAMINGAAVGGGCEFAGACHFRFASEGAVFGFVQIGMHITTGWGGGSRLLDKLPESRALELLLTGERISAQEAKGYGFVDEVYPAGQLYEEVMRFARKIAAQPLRGIEAYMRVLQWKRSGVSQAERIRREVEQCAEMWGSEDHVAVVRKFLQKG encoded by the coding sequence ATGGAAACGATACGGGTAGAAAAGGATGCAAACGTGGCGACGATCGTGCTGAATCGGCCCGAGGTACATAACGCGATCAGCATGGAGGTCGTGGACGAGCTCACCTTTGCCCTGCAAGACTGTCAAAGCGATGAAACGGTAAAAGTAGTGATTGTGACGGGGAGCGGCAAAAGCTTCGTATCCGGCGGCGATTTGAACCAGTTTATTTCCGCGCGTGGCCGGGATCAGGCTTTTCCTCTGCTGAATAAAGTGACGCAATTGCTCTCATCCATCGACCAGTTTCCCAAGCCGGTGATCGCGATGATCAACGGAGCGGCGGTAGGAGGGGGATGCGAGTTCGCCGGGGCGTGCCATTTTCGCTTTGCGAGCGAAGGGGCTGTGTTTGGATTCGTGCAAATCGGGATGCACATCACGACGGGCTGGGGCGGAGGAAGCCGATTGCTGGACAAGCTGCCGGAATCGCGTGCGCTGGAGCTGCTGCTGACCGGCGAGCGGATCAGCGCACAGGAGGCGAAGGGATACGGTTTCGTGGACGAAGTATACCCGGCCGGGCAGCTGTATGAAGAAGTGATGCGCTTTGCCCGCAAGATCGCAGCTCAGCCGCTCCGAGGAATCGAGGCATATATGCGCGTCCTCCAGTGGAAGCGGTCAGGCGTCAGCCAGGCTGAGCGAATTCGCCGGGAAGTCGAGCAATGTGCAGAAATGTGGGGCAGTGAGGATCACGTTGCCGTGGTACGGAAATTTTTGCAGAAGGGCTGA
- a CDS encoding Spx/MgsR family RNA polymerase-binding regulatory protein translates to MAVAERTRTNKLTFFTYPSCTSCRKAKAWLAENGVNYEERHLFKNPPTAEELLDIIKMTTNGLDEILSTRSQRFKNLDVDINDMSVKELLEMLSEEPQLLKRPILTDGENLIVGFNSSAMKNLLS, encoded by the coding sequence ATGGCAGTTGCTGAACGTACCAGAACAAACAAATTAACGTTTTTCACGTATCCGAGCTGCACATCCTGTCGCAAAGCCAAAGCGTGGCTGGCAGAGAACGGAGTCAATTACGAAGAGCGTCACCTGTTTAAAAACCCGCCGACAGCGGAAGAGCTGCTGGACATCATCAAAATGACGACGAACGGATTGGACGAAATTTTGTCCACCAGAAGCCAGCGTTTCAAAAACCTGGACGTCGACATCAATGACATGTCCGTCAAAGAGCTGCTGGAGATGCTGAGCGAAGAGCCGCAGCTCCTGAAGCGGCCGATCCTGACCGATGGCGAAAATCTGATCGTCGGTTTCAATTCTTCCGCGATGAAAAACCTGCTGTCGTAA
- a CDS encoding helix-turn-helix domain-containing protein, producing the protein MECDAQKLTSALADPTRFSIYQYVANSKDPITVQDVADHFSIHPNVARLHLTKLEDVHLLTSVSDKSGKGGRPSRLYSLSDQVVSLQFPPRDYQLLADIAIETLLSLGEAGETALVNMGHRMGTEMAKRAVAKSGLNLASATMDEKLSHIERLVVAQGLKPEIEPVSDGVLRFRVNNCTFSDTAKKFPRSVCHMHNALLMGIFETYLGNIVLREDDSMIGGCSSCNYTVIQY; encoded by the coding sequence ATGGAATGTGATGCTCAAAAGTTAACCAGCGCTTTAGCTGACCCCACCCGTTTTTCCATCTACCAATATGTCGCTAACAGCAAAGACCCGATTACAGTTCAGGACGTAGCCGACCATTTTTCCATTCACCCGAACGTGGCCCGGCTGCACTTAACGAAATTGGAGGACGTCCATTTGCTTACATCCGTGTCGGACAAAAGCGGAAAGGGAGGGCGTCCAAGCCGGTTGTACTCGCTGTCTGACCAAGTGGTAAGCCTGCAGTTCCCCCCTCGCGACTATCAGCTTTTGGCTGACATTGCGATCGAAACCCTGCTCTCGCTCGGAGAAGCAGGCGAAACAGCCCTGGTCAATATGGGGCATCGCATGGGAACCGAAATGGCAAAACGGGCGGTCGCCAAAAGCGGCTTGAACCTTGCAAGCGCTACTATGGATGAAAAGTTGAGCCACATCGAACGTCTGGTCGTGGCCCAGGGGTTGAAGCCGGAGATCGAACCGGTATCGGATGGCGTCCTTCGCTTCCGCGTGAACAACTGCACGTTTTCAGACACGGCAAAAAAATTCCCCCGTTCTGTCTGCCACATGCACAACGCGCTGCTGATGGGAATATTCGAAACGTACTTAGGGAACATTGTATTACGTGAAGACGACTCCATGATCGGCGGCTGCAGCTCGTGTAATTATACAGTGATACAATATTGA
- a CDS encoding DUF2626 family protein, whose translation MDRMYRVLGFWTIAIALMSFWGGLYPMALIFFGLTAFFVALSYMSLTERVYLNIFFGFMFLSFVGFTYYTFFIMPVGGGEHAMLQMML comes from the coding sequence ATGGATCGTATGTATCGCGTTCTCGGTTTTTGGACCATCGCCATTGCGCTCATGTCTTTCTGGGGCGGCTTGTATCCTATGGCGCTGATCTTCTTCGGTCTGACCGCCTTCTTCGTAGCGCTTAGCTACATGAGCCTGACGGAGAGAGTGTACCTGAACATCTTCTTCGGCTTTATGTTCCTGTCTTTCGTTGGCTTCACTTACTACACGTTCTTCATCATGCCGGTCGGCGGCGGAGAACACGCTATGCTGCAAATGATGCTGTAA
- a CDS encoding SAM-dependent methyltransferase produces MNLYTVIREEIASRPERAIPFSRYMELALYHPVYGYYMSDKPKVGKSGDFYTSASVHPVFGETLADAAAEMWRAGGLLPAPVLVEIGGGTGALCRHILDRLQMAEPDLYRSLTVMLIEASPYHRRLQEEALQAHDVPKLWFASLAEAAEHQRIDGVILSNEWLDAFPVHVVERSGAGWREIWVTEKGDGFAEQRGEVTPRLAEYLQALKRDVPNGMRLEVNLELEQAATDVSRLLNRGYVVTIDYGDTEEELYHPSRKNGTLMCYYRHQAHEDPFAHPGEEDITAHVNFSAWKRYGERQGLREVAYMRQDKFLMNCGLLQKAVAHNDRDPFTSIAMKRNRAILQLIDPAGLGGRFRVMVQAKEVDAKAGLRFLENGFPS; encoded by the coding sequence ATGAATCTCTATACTGTCATACGCGAAGAAATAGCAAGCCGTCCGGAGCGGGCCATCCCCTTTTCCCGTTACATGGAGCTGGCACTGTACCACCCTGTCTACGGCTACTACATGTCTGACAAACCGAAAGTAGGCAAATCCGGAGATTTTTACACAAGTGCCTCGGTACACCCTGTATTTGGGGAAACGCTGGCCGATGCCGCCGCAGAAATGTGGCGGGCTGGCGGGCTGCTGCCTGCACCGGTGCTGGTCGAGATCGGCGGAGGGACGGGCGCCCTTTGCCGTCACATACTCGATCGGCTGCAAATGGCGGAACCGGATCTATACCGTTCGCTTACCGTCATGCTGATCGAGGCGAGTCCGTATCATCGCCGGCTGCAGGAAGAAGCTTTACAGGCTCACGACGTCCCAAAGCTTTGGTTTGCCTCGCTGGCGGAAGCGGCAGAGCACCAGCGTATCGACGGCGTCATCCTTTCCAATGAGTGGCTGGATGCGTTTCCTGTGCATGTGGTGGAACGATCAGGGGCAGGGTGGCGGGAAATCTGGGTAACGGAAAAGGGAGACGGATTCGCAGAGCAGAGGGGAGAAGTGACGCCCCGTTTGGCGGAATATCTCCAAGCTTTGAAAAGGGATGTTCCAAACGGGATGCGGCTGGAGGTCAACCTGGAGCTGGAGCAGGCTGCCACGGACGTCTCGCGGCTCTTGAACAGAGGCTACGTCGTGACGATTGACTACGGGGATACGGAGGAAGAACTCTATCATCCCAGCCGAAAAAACGGGACGCTGATGTGCTATTACCGGCATCAGGCGCACGAAGATCCATTCGCGCACCCGGGGGAGGAAGACATCACGGCACACGTCAACTTTTCAGCATGGAAAAGATACGGGGAGAGGCAGGGGCTGAGGGAGGTCGCCTACATGCGGCAGGACAAGTTTTTGATGAACTGCGGCCTTTTGCAAAAAGCCGTCGCCCACAACGATCGGGATCCGTTCACCAGTATCGCCATGAAGCGAAATCGGGCGATTTTGCAGCTGATCGATCCGGCTGGGCTGGGAGGGCGTTTCCGGGTCATGGTTCAGGCCAAGGAAGTCGATGCCAAGGCAGGTTTGCGCTTTTTGGAAAACGGGTTTCCCTCGTAG
- a CDS encoding CapA family protein: MKENWCRWAVILAFCTASVAGCVPPQAAKQEKPSTAPAETAPPPLPATPSEEKPDQTQDATSMQPASSPNEAPSRFPEQRLTLMAVGDIMVHQEQLDAAWDPKTKTYDFHPFFTNVVPLFRKADLVIGNLETTMSGSATGYSGYPMFNTPASLGHTLKDVGFTAVSTANNHSLDRREAGVLQTIKHLDEAGILHTGTFASPEERDEPLLLKKDGFTLALLSYTYGTNGISIPPGKPYLINLINPELIKKDIARAREQGADLVAVALHFGVEYQRMPNEAQKKTAELCLQYGADLILGAHPHVVQPYEWKTVTLEDGREHKGLIAYSLGNFISAQRWDYKDVGAILKLTLHKDGQGSASIESAEMIPTYVHFYRKSGKRHYVIYPVPQTLANLQKGEKYPTLTKDAIAYMKRLEGEMAVHVSTVVSKKKAS, translated from the coding sequence ATGAAGGAAAATTGGTGCCGTTGGGCCGTCATCCTCGCTTTTTGCACGGCGAGCGTCGCGGGCTGTGTCCCGCCGCAGGCAGCGAAGCAGGAGAAGCCCTCCACCGCTCCTGCCGAAACGGCGCCCCCGCCCCTTCCCGCTACGCCTTCGGAGGAGAAGCCAGACCAGACACAGGATGCTACTTCTATGCAGCCCGCCTCTTCGCCAAACGAGGCGCCCTCGCGTTTTCCTGAACAGCGCCTGACGCTCATGGCTGTCGGGGATATTATGGTTCATCAGGAGCAGCTGGATGCAGCATGGGACCCAAAGACCAAAACGTATGACTTTCATCCGTTTTTTACCAATGTCGTCCCATTGTTTCGGAAAGCGGACCTGGTCATCGGCAATCTGGAGACGACGATGAGCGGCAGCGCCACCGGCTATTCCGGTTATCCGATGTTCAATACGCCGGCATCACTCGGACATACGCTCAAAGATGTGGGCTTCACCGCGGTTTCGACGGCGAACAATCACTCGCTGGACCGCAGGGAGGCGGGTGTGCTGCAGACGATCAAACATCTCGACGAGGCAGGGATCCTGCACACGGGGACCTTCGCCAGTCCGGAAGAGCGGGATGAACCGCTGCTACTGAAAAAGGACGGCTTCACACTTGCGCTGCTGTCGTATACGTACGGCACGAACGGCATTTCCATCCCGCCAGGCAAGCCGTATTTGATCAATTTGATCAATCCCGAGCTGATCAAAAAAGACATTGCCCGGGCGCGGGAACAAGGGGCCGACCTCGTCGCAGTCGCCCTGCACTTCGGCGTCGAGTACCAGCGGATGCCCAACGAAGCGCAAAAGAAAACGGCCGAGCTCTGCCTCCAGTACGGGGCCGATCTGATACTGGGAGCCCACCCGCACGTCGTACAGCCGTACGAATGGAAGACGGTGACGTTGGAAGACGGCCGGGAGCATAAAGGTTTGATCGCTTACTCGCTAGGCAATTTCATTTCGGCACAACGCTGGGATTACAAGGACGTCGGAGCGATTCTCAAGCTGACGCTGCATAAAGATGGGCAGGGGAGTGCGAGCATCGAAAGCGCAGAGATGATTCCGACCTACGTGCATTTCTACCGGAAGTCCGGAAAGCGCCATTATGTCATTTATCCCGTTCCGCAAACATTGGCAAACTTGCAAAAGGGCGAAAAATACCCGACCCTCACCAAGGATGCGATCGCGTATATGAAGCGTCTGGAAGGGGAGATGGCCGTACATGTCAGCACGGTCGTATCCAAGAAAAAAGCCAGCTGA
- a CDS encoding MBL fold metallo-hydrolase, whose translation MSEPQFSIQSFALGDFQTNAYVLTHSGTGETIVIDPGMNPGPLLGAIQGKKVVAVLLTHAHLDHIGGLNDVRALTKAPVYIHPLEQEWLTNPDLNGSSRWNLPVPIVCERAEFELADGQTLEIAGLAIQVLHTPGHSPGSCSFVIGKHCFGGDVLFAQSIGRTDLPGGDFETLMTSIQDKLFELDDDTIVYPGHGPKTTIDTEKTYNPFVNGLR comes from the coding sequence ATGAGCGAACCACAATTTTCGATCCAATCCTTTGCGCTTGGAGATTTCCAGACCAATGCGTACGTGTTGACCCATTCGGGTACGGGGGAGACCATCGTCATCGACCCTGGCATGAATCCCGGCCCGCTGCTGGGGGCCATTCAGGGGAAGAAGGTCGTGGCGGTGCTGCTGACGCATGCCCATCTGGACCACATCGGCGGCCTGAATGATGTGCGCGCCTTGACAAAAGCCCCTGTCTATATCCATCCGCTGGAACAGGAGTGGCTGACCAACCCGGATTTGAACGGCTCGAGCCGTTGGAACCTGCCAGTTCCGATCGTATGCGAGCGGGCTGAATTTGAGCTGGCTGACGGACAAACACTTGAGATCGCCGGACTTGCCATTCAGGTTCTCCATACACCTGGACATTCGCCGGGGAGCTGCTCGTTCGTCATCGGCAAGCATTGCTTCGGCGGGGATGTGCTTTTCGCGCAGAGCATCGGGCGTACGGATCTGCCGGGCGGAGACTTTGAGACATTGATGACCAGCATTCAGGACAAACTGTTCGAGCTGGATGACGATACGATCGTGTATCCGGGGCATGGTCCCAAAACCACGATCGATACGGAAAAAACGTACAATCCGTTTGTGAACGGTCTCCGTTAA
- a CDS encoding DinB family protein — MSNSSYIWDSYDFIRNLTLGALKNTSEEEADIIPDGLRNNIRWNLGHILVVQDFFMYGPSCPHLPASYPALFSPGTNPSGWEGDVPSLETLAAQLEEQRTRIKETFADRLDQKLPEPFKLGNKGTMSTVGEMFTFTLFHEGMHANAYSALKKAIAAAKQ; from the coding sequence ATGTCCAACAGCTCTTATATCTGGGATTCCTACGACTTCATACGCAACCTCACACTGGGAGCCCTGAAAAACACGTCAGAAGAAGAGGCAGATATCATCCCGGACGGACTCCGCAACAACATCCGCTGGAACCTGGGGCATATCCTCGTCGTTCAGGACTTCTTTATGTACGGGCCGAGCTGTCCGCACTTGCCTGCATCTTACCCTGCCCTCTTTTCGCCAGGGACCAATCCGTCGGGCTGGGAAGGCGACGTTCCCTCTTTGGAAACTCTCGCCGCGCAGCTGGAAGAACAAAGAACGCGCATCAAGGAAACGTTTGCCGACCGTTTGGACCAAAAGCTCCCTGAGCCATTCAAGCTCGGAAACAAAGGAACAATGAGTACAGTGGGGGAAATGTTCACTTTCACCTTGTTCCATGAAGGCATGCACGCCAACGCTTACTCGGCCTTGAAAAAAGCCATCGCTGCTGCAAAGCAGTAG